A genome region from Pseudorca crassidens isolate mPseCra1 chromosome 20, mPseCra1.hap1, whole genome shotgun sequence includes the following:
- the JOSD2 gene encoding josephin-2 isoform X1: MREPPVRGNREAGGVRVVARQRASATVGQEPRTACPRPQELSQARPPFTTNGNAWSSVPSTPSTTSCSSSSSARRLPMRSARGDHHPPQPLEKQGSQRLAPDSRLNPHRSLLGTGNYDVNVIMAALQGQGLAAVWWDRRRPLSQLALPRVLGLILNLPSPVSLGLLSLPLRRRHWVALRQVDGVYYNLDSKLRAPEVLGNEDGVRAFLAAALAQGLCEVLLVVTKEVEEKGSWLRTD; encoded by the exons ATGCGGGAGCCCCCGGTTCGGGGGAACAGAGAGGCAGGCGGGGTGAGGGTCGTTGCCAGGCAACGGGCTAGCGCCACGGTTGGG cAGGAGCCGAGGACGGCATGTCCCAGGCCCCAGGAGCTCAGCCAAGCCCGCCCTCCGTTTACCACGAACGGCAACGCCTGGAGCTCTGTGCCGTCCACGCCCTCAACAACGTCCTGCAGCAGCAGCTCTTCAGCCAGGAGGCTGCCGATGAGATCTGCAAGAGGTGACCATCACCCGCCCCAACCCCTGGAGAAGCAGGGCTCACAGAG GTTGGCCCCAGACTCCCGGCTGAACCCCCATCGCAGCCTCCTGGGCACCGGCAACTATGACGTCAACGTGATCATGGCCGCCCTgcaggggcagggcctggccGCCGTGTGGTGGGATAGAAGGAG GCCCCTGTCCCAGCTGGCGCTGCCCCGGGTGCTGGGGCTGATCCTGAACCTGCCCTCGCCCGTGTCCCTGGGGCTGCTCTCCCTGCCGCTGCGCCGGCGGCACTGGGTGGCCCTGCGCCAGGTGGACGGCGTCTACTACAACCTGGACTCCAAGCTGCGGGCGCCCGAGGTCCTGGGCAACGAGGATGGTGTCAG GGCCTTCCTGGCAGCCGCGCTGGCTCAGGGCCTGTGCGAGGTGCTGCTGGTGGTGACCaaggaggtggaggagaaggGCTCCTGGCTGCGGACAGACTGA
- the JOSD2 gene encoding josephin-2 isoform X5: protein MSQAPGAQPSPPSVYHERQRLELCAVHALNNVLQQQLFSQEAADEICKRLAPDSRLNPHRSLLGTGNYDVNVIMAALQGQGLAAVWWDRRRPLSQLALPRVLGLILNLPSPVSLGLLSLPLRRRHWVALRQVDGVYYNLDSKLRAPEVLGNEDGVRAFLAAALAQGLCEVLLVVTKEVEEKGSWLRTD from the exons ATGTCCCAGGCCCCAGGAGCTCAGCCAAGCCCGCCCTCCGTTTACCACGAACGGCAACGCCTGGAGCTCTGTGCCGTCCACGCCCTCAACAACGTCCTGCAGCAGCAGCTCTTCAGCCAGGAGGCTGCCGATGAGATCTGCAAGAG GTTGGCCCCAGACTCCCGGCTGAACCCCCATCGCAGCCTCCTGGGCACCGGCAACTATGACGTCAACGTGATCATGGCCGCCCTgcaggggcagggcctggccGCCGTGTGGTGGGATAGAAGGAG GCCCCTGTCCCAGCTGGCGCTGCCCCGGGTGCTGGGGCTGATCCTGAACCTGCCCTCGCCCGTGTCCCTGGGGCTGCTCTCCCTGCCGCTGCGCCGGCGGCACTGGGTGGCCCTGCGCCAGGTGGACGGCGTCTACTACAACCTGGACTCCAAGCTGCGGGCGCCCGAGGTCCTGGGCAACGAGGATGGTGTCAG GGCCTTCCTGGCAGCCGCGCTGGCTCAGGGCCTGTGCGAGGTGCTGCTGGTGGTGACCaaggaggtggaggagaaggGCTCCTGGCTGCGGACAGACTGA
- the JOSD2 gene encoding josephin-2 isoform X3: MREPPVRGNREAGGQEPRTACPRPQELSQARPPFTTNGNAWSSVPSTPSTTSCSSSSSARRLPMRSARGDHHPPQPLEKQGSQRLAPDSRLNPHRSLLGTGNYDVNVIMAALQGQGLAAVWWDRRRPLSQLALPRVLGLILNLPSPVSLGLLSLPLRRRHWVALRQVDGVYYNLDSKLRAPEVLGNEDGVRAFLAAALAQGLCEVLLVVTKEVEEKGSWLRTD; the protein is encoded by the exons ATGCGGGAGCCCCCGGTTCGGGGGAACAGAGAGGCAGGCGGG cAGGAGCCGAGGACGGCATGTCCCAGGCCCCAGGAGCTCAGCCAAGCCCGCCCTCCGTTTACCACGAACGGCAACGCCTGGAGCTCTGTGCCGTCCACGCCCTCAACAACGTCCTGCAGCAGCAGCTCTTCAGCCAGGAGGCTGCCGATGAGATCTGCAAGAGGTGACCATCACCCGCCCCAACCCCTGGAGAAGCAGGGCTCACAGAG GTTGGCCCCAGACTCCCGGCTGAACCCCCATCGCAGCCTCCTGGGCACCGGCAACTATGACGTCAACGTGATCATGGCCGCCCTgcaggggcagggcctggccGCCGTGTGGTGGGATAGAAGGAG GCCCCTGTCCCAGCTGGCGCTGCCCCGGGTGCTGGGGCTGATCCTGAACCTGCCCTCGCCCGTGTCCCTGGGGCTGCTCTCCCTGCCGCTGCGCCGGCGGCACTGGGTGGCCCTGCGCCAGGTGGACGGCGTCTACTACAACCTGGACTCCAAGCTGCGGGCGCCCGAGGTCCTGGGCAACGAGGATGGTGTCAG GGCCTTCCTGGCAGCCGCGCTGGCTCAGGGCCTGTGCGAGGTGCTGCTGGTGGTGACCaaggaggtggaggagaaggGCTCCTGGCTGCGGACAGACTGA
- the JOSD2 gene encoding josephin-2 isoform X4, giving the protein MREPPVRGNREAGGEPRTACPRPQELSQARPPFTTNGNAWSSVPSTPSTTSCSSSSSARRLPMRSARGDHHPPQPLEKQGSQRLAPDSRLNPHRSLLGTGNYDVNVIMAALQGQGLAAVWWDRRRPLSQLALPRVLGLILNLPSPVSLGLLSLPLRRRHWVALRQVDGVYYNLDSKLRAPEVLGNEDGVRAFLAAALAQGLCEVLLVVTKEVEEKGSWLRTD; this is encoded by the exons ATGCGGGAGCCCCCGGTTCGGGGGAACAGAGAGGCAGGCGGG GAGCCGAGGACGGCATGTCCCAGGCCCCAGGAGCTCAGCCAAGCCCGCCCTCCGTTTACCACGAACGGCAACGCCTGGAGCTCTGTGCCGTCCACGCCCTCAACAACGTCCTGCAGCAGCAGCTCTTCAGCCAGGAGGCTGCCGATGAGATCTGCAAGAGGTGACCATCACCCGCCCCAACCCCTGGAGAAGCAGGGCTCACAGAG GTTGGCCCCAGACTCCCGGCTGAACCCCCATCGCAGCCTCCTGGGCACCGGCAACTATGACGTCAACGTGATCATGGCCGCCCTgcaggggcagggcctggccGCCGTGTGGTGGGATAGAAGGAG GCCCCTGTCCCAGCTGGCGCTGCCCCGGGTGCTGGGGCTGATCCTGAACCTGCCCTCGCCCGTGTCCCTGGGGCTGCTCTCCCTGCCGCTGCGCCGGCGGCACTGGGTGGCCCTGCGCCAGGTGGACGGCGTCTACTACAACCTGGACTCCAAGCTGCGGGCGCCCGAGGTCCTGGGCAACGAGGATGGTGTCAG GGCCTTCCTGGCAGCCGCGCTGGCTCAGGGCCTGTGCGAGGTGCTGCTGGTGGTGACCaaggaggtggaggagaaggGCTCCTGGCTGCGGACAGACTGA
- the ASPDH gene encoding aspartate dehydrogenase domain-containing protein isoform X1 has product MQRRNGLDTWGGGATQGPGTPKHLAHCLPGFSSCPQVAPPTPPPLGHSGGGGGFQRSSRVKCPKFSRCPNLVCGVRWGDGRQQEAAELRPQAAKSAGMALNTVPRKVGVLGYGRLGQSLVSHLLTQGPELGLELVFVWNRDPGRMAGSVPPTLQLQNLAALGERHPDLVVEVAHPKIIHESGAEILRYANLLVGSPSALADQATERQLLEASHCWGHAVFVARGALWGTEDIARLDEAGGLQSLRVTMATHPDGFRLEGPLATAHSTGPRTVLYEGPVRGLCPLAPRNSNTMAAAALAAPSLGFDRVIGVLVADFSLKDMHVVDVELSGPPGPKGRSFAVHTHRENPSEPGAVTGSATITTFWRSLLGCCHLPSKPGIHLC; this is encoded by the exons ATGCAGAGAAGGAATGGGCTGGATACATGGGGGGGGGGCGCCACACAGGGCCCTGGAACCCCAAAACATCTCGCCCACTGCCTCCCAGGATTCTCATCCTGCCCCCAGGTggcaccccccacacccccacctctGGGCCatagcgggggagggggagggttccAGAGAAGCTCAAGGGTCAAATGTCCAAAGTTCAGCCGCTGCCCAAACCTCGTgtgtggggtgaggtggggggatgggaggcaGCAAGAAGCTGCGGAGCTCAGACCGCAGGCCGCCAAATCCGCGGGCATGGCTCTCAACACGGTCCCGAGGAAGGTGGGGGTACTGGGCTACGGCCGCCTCG gaCAGTCCCTGGTCTCCCACTTGCTGACTCAGGGACCAGAACTGGGCCTAGAACTTGTTTTTGTCTGGAATCGTGACCCAGGACGAATGGCGGGGAGTGTGCCCCCTACCCTTCAGCTCCAGAACCTTGCTGCCCTCGGGGAGAG gCACCCTGACCTTGTGGTGGAAGTGGCCCATCCCAAAATAATCCACGAATCTGGGGCAGAAATCCTGCGCTATGCCAATCTCCTG GTGGGATCCCCCTCAGCCCTGGCTGACCAGGCCACAGAGCGGCAGCTCCTGGAGGCCTCGCATTGCTGGGGCCACGCTGTGTTCGTGGCCCGGGGGGCCCTCTGGGGCACTGAGGACATCGCCAGATTGGACGAAGCCGGGGGCCTCCAG AGCCTCCGTGTCACCATGGCCACACACCCTGATGGCTTCCGGCTTGAGGGACCCCTGGCTACGGCGCACAGCACTGGGCCTCGCACTGTGCTCTATGAAGGCCCTGTCCGCGGGCTCTGCCCCCTTGCCCCCCGAAACTCCAACACCATGGCTGCTGCTGCCCTGGCCGCCCCCAGCCTGGGCTTCGACCGTGTGATCGGGGTGCTTGTGGCCGATTTCAG CCTCAAGGACATGCATGTGGTGGATGTGGAGCTGAGCGGACCCCCGGGCCCCAAAGGCCGAAGCTTTGCTGTGCACACCCACAGAGAGAACCCCAGCGAGCCAGGCGCTGTCACCGGttctgccaccatcaccaccttctGGCGCAGCCTCCTGG GCTGCTGCCACCTGCCCTCCAAGCCCGGGATCCATCTCTGCTAA
- the ASPDH gene encoding aspartate dehydrogenase domain-containing protein isoform X2, which yields MQRRNGLDTWGGGATQGPGTPKHLAHCLPGFSSCPQVAPPTPPPLGHSGGGGGFQRSSRVKCPKFSRCPNLVCGVRWGDGRQQEAAELRPQAAKSAGMALNTVPRKVGVLGYGRLGQSLVSHLLTQGPELGLELVFVWNRDPGRMAGSVPPTLQLQNLAALGERHPDLVVEVAHPKIIHESGAEILRYANLLSLRVTMATHPDGFRLEGPLATAHSTGPRTVLYEGPVRGLCPLAPRNSNTMAAAALAAPSLGFDRVIGVLVADFSLKDMHVVDVELSGPPGPKGRSFAVHTHRENPSEPGAVTGSATITTFWRSLLGCCHLPSKPGIHLC from the exons ATGCAGAGAAGGAATGGGCTGGATACATGGGGGGGGGGCGCCACACAGGGCCCTGGAACCCCAAAACATCTCGCCCACTGCCTCCCAGGATTCTCATCCTGCCCCCAGGTggcaccccccacacccccacctctGGGCCatagcgggggagggggagggttccAGAGAAGCTCAAGGGTCAAATGTCCAAAGTTCAGCCGCTGCCCAAACCTCGTgtgtggggtgaggtggggggatgggaggcaGCAAGAAGCTGCGGAGCTCAGACCGCAGGCCGCCAAATCCGCGGGCATGGCTCTCAACACGGTCCCGAGGAAGGTGGGGGTACTGGGCTACGGCCGCCTCG gaCAGTCCCTGGTCTCCCACTTGCTGACTCAGGGACCAGAACTGGGCCTAGAACTTGTTTTTGTCTGGAATCGTGACCCAGGACGAATGGCGGGGAGTGTGCCCCCTACCCTTCAGCTCCAGAACCTTGCTGCCCTCGGGGAGAG gCACCCTGACCTTGTGGTGGAAGTGGCCCATCCCAAAATAATCCACGAATCTGGGGCAGAAATCCTGCGCTATGCCAATCTCCTG AGCCTCCGTGTCACCATGGCCACACACCCTGATGGCTTCCGGCTTGAGGGACCCCTGGCTACGGCGCACAGCACTGGGCCTCGCACTGTGCTCTATGAAGGCCCTGTCCGCGGGCTCTGCCCCCTTGCCCCCCGAAACTCCAACACCATGGCTGCTGCTGCCCTGGCCGCCCCCAGCCTGGGCTTCGACCGTGTGATCGGGGTGCTTGTGGCCGATTTCAG CCTCAAGGACATGCATGTGGTGGATGTGGAGCTGAGCGGACCCCCGGGCCCCAAAGGCCGAAGCTTTGCTGTGCACACCCACAGAGAGAACCCCAGCGAGCCAGGCGCTGTCACCGGttctgccaccatcaccaccttctGGCGCAGCCTCCTGG GCTGCTGCCACCTGCCCTCCAAGCCCGGGATCCATCTCTGCTAA
- the JOSD2 gene encoding josephin-2 isoform X6: MSQAPGAQPSPPSVYHERQRLELCAVHALNNVLQQQLFSQEAADEICKRPLSQLALPRVLGLILNLPSPVSLGLLSLPLRRRHWVALRQVDGVYYNLDSKLRAPEVLGNEDGVRAFLAAALAQGLCEVLLVVTKEVEEKGSWLRTD; this comes from the exons ATGTCCCAGGCCCCAGGAGCTCAGCCAAGCCCGCCCTCCGTTTACCACGAACGGCAACGCCTGGAGCTCTGTGCCGTCCACGCCCTCAACAACGTCCTGCAGCAGCAGCTCTTCAGCCAGGAGGCTGCCGATGAGATCTGCAAGAG GCCCCTGTCCCAGCTGGCGCTGCCCCGGGTGCTGGGGCTGATCCTGAACCTGCCCTCGCCCGTGTCCCTGGGGCTGCTCTCCCTGCCGCTGCGCCGGCGGCACTGGGTGGCCCTGCGCCAGGTGGACGGCGTCTACTACAACCTGGACTCCAAGCTGCGGGCGCCCGAGGTCCTGGGCAACGAGGATGGTGTCAG GGCCTTCCTGGCAGCCGCGCTGGCTCAGGGCCTGTGCGAGGTGCTGCTGGTGGTGACCaaggaggtggaggagaaggGCTCCTGGCTGCGGACAGACTGA
- the JOSD2 gene encoding josephin-2 isoform X2, which translates to MREPPVRGNREAGGVRVVARQRASATVGEPRTACPRPQELSQARPPFTTNGNAWSSVPSTPSTTSCSSSSSARRLPMRSARGDHHPPQPLEKQGSQRLAPDSRLNPHRSLLGTGNYDVNVIMAALQGQGLAAVWWDRRRPLSQLALPRVLGLILNLPSPVSLGLLSLPLRRRHWVALRQVDGVYYNLDSKLRAPEVLGNEDGVRAFLAAALAQGLCEVLLVVTKEVEEKGSWLRTD; encoded by the exons ATGCGGGAGCCCCCGGTTCGGGGGAACAGAGAGGCAGGCGGGGTGAGGGTCGTTGCCAGGCAACGGGCTAGCGCCACGGTTGGG GAGCCGAGGACGGCATGTCCCAGGCCCCAGGAGCTCAGCCAAGCCCGCCCTCCGTTTACCACGAACGGCAACGCCTGGAGCTCTGTGCCGTCCACGCCCTCAACAACGTCCTGCAGCAGCAGCTCTTCAGCCAGGAGGCTGCCGATGAGATCTGCAAGAGGTGACCATCACCCGCCCCAACCCCTGGAGAAGCAGGGCTCACAGAG GTTGGCCCCAGACTCCCGGCTGAACCCCCATCGCAGCCTCCTGGGCACCGGCAACTATGACGTCAACGTGATCATGGCCGCCCTgcaggggcagggcctggccGCCGTGTGGTGGGATAGAAGGAG GCCCCTGTCCCAGCTGGCGCTGCCCCGGGTGCTGGGGCTGATCCTGAACCTGCCCTCGCCCGTGTCCCTGGGGCTGCTCTCCCTGCCGCTGCGCCGGCGGCACTGGGTGGCCCTGCGCCAGGTGGACGGCGTCTACTACAACCTGGACTCCAAGCTGCGGGCGCCCGAGGTCCTGGGCAACGAGGATGGTGTCAG GGCCTTCCTGGCAGCCGCGCTGGCTCAGGGCCTGTGCGAGGTGCTGCTGGTGGTGACCaaggaggtggaggagaaggGCTCCTGGCTGCGGACAGACTGA